A stretch of Candidatus Dormiibacterota bacterium DNA encodes these proteins:
- a CDS encoding ABC transporter permease produces the protein MFLRLVGLSFLRRKRRRAVILAAVALGTCAAAALGDIALDIDDKISGELNSFGANLVVLPKGGAAQVVVGGEDVSALRAPSYLDASALGSVRDNFWKNNILAFAPILDVPARLDLAGAGGRAVLLRGTWFDREVAENGPPLRTGVRALNPYWSVAGTWPRESPAAGRTGSAPEAVAGSGLARALGLRPGGGLTIEVAGRPEHLLITGILTAGGEEDDAILVPIETAWTLSGLDGRVSRVFVRALTTPESAVYERLGTRPGEMRPEDFERWTCTPFPSSIAFELSRAVPRAEARVIRRVADSDGIILDRISGLMAIIALLAATASALAVTSALSTSVLERRAEIGLLKAMGAGNARVVGLFLAEAVVLGTAGGLLGAVAGGLMARFISASVFGAPVTIRPFALPLAVAVALVITIGGFIVPARRILTFRPAEVLRGL, from the coding sequence ATGTTCCTGCGTCTGGTGGGGCTCTCGTTCCTGCGCCGGAAGCGGCGCCGGGCCGTCATCCTGGCGGCCGTGGCGCTGGGCACCTGCGCGGCCGCGGCGCTGGGGGACATCGCCCTCGACATCGACGACAAGATCAGCGGCGAGCTGAACTCGTTCGGCGCCAACCTCGTCGTCCTGCCGAAGGGGGGCGCCGCCCAGGTCGTCGTCGGAGGCGAGGACGTGTCGGCGCTGCGCGCCCCCTCCTATCTCGATGCATCCGCCCTCGGAAGCGTCCGCGACAACTTCTGGAAGAACAACATCCTGGCGTTCGCGCCGATCCTGGACGTTCCCGCGCGGCTGGACCTCGCGGGGGCCGGCGGGCGCGCCGTCCTCCTGCGCGGCACCTGGTTCGACAGGGAAGTCGCGGAGAACGGGCCGCCGCTGCGGACCGGCGTGCGCGCGCTGAACCCGTACTGGAGCGTCGCGGGGACCTGGCCCCGCGAGTCGCCCGCCGCCGGGCGGACCGGGAGCGCTCCTGAGGCTGTCGCGGGAAGCGGCCTGGCCCGCGCCCTCGGTCTTCGTCCAGGAGGAGGGCTGACGATCGAGGTCGCGGGGCGCCCGGAGCACCTCCTGATCACCGGGATCCTGACGGCGGGAGGCGAGGAGGATGACGCGATCCTCGTCCCGATCGAGACGGCCTGGACGCTGTCGGGGCTCGACGGGCGGGTGTCGCGGGTGTTCGTCCGCGCCCTGACGACTCCGGAGTCGGCCGTGTACGAGAGACTCGGGACCAGGCCGGGCGAGATGCGGCCGGAGGACTTCGAACGCTGGACCTGCACGCCGTTTCCGTCCTCGATCGCCTTCGAGCTGTCGCGCGCCGTGCCGCGCGCCGAGGCGCGCGTCATCCGACGCGTAGCCGATTCGGACGGGATCATCCTCGACCGCATCTCGGGGCTGATGGCGATCATCGCGCTTCTGGCGGCCACGGCATCGGCCCTGGCGGTGACGAGCGCCCTGTCGACGAGTGTCCTGGAGAGACGCGCGGAGATCGGTCTTCTGAAGGCGATGGGGGCCGGAAACGCGCGCGTCGTCGGTCTGTTCCTGGCGGAGGCGGTGGTCCTGGGGACGGCGGGCGGTCTTCTGGGGGCGGTGGCCGGCGGGCTGATGGCGCGCTTCATCTCGGCCTCGGTCTTCGGCGCGCCCGTGACCATCCGTCCGTTCGCCCTTCCGCTGGCGGTCGCCGTGGCTCTCGTGATCACCATCGGCGGGTTCATCGTCCCGGCGCGCCGCATCCTGACCTTCCGCCCGGCCGAGGTGCTGCGTGGCCTCTAG
- a CDS encoding Fe-S-containing protein — MFEALVVTLREGIEAALVVGIILIYLRKTGRESLSRFVYRGLAAGVAGSLGCAAVFAALDIQEEAYEGWLMIAGAILVTSLVIWMLRTGRRLKQTIEARVERIAARAPAAGDAGAVGAGLFGLTFALVLREGVETVLFLAAVDLTTDALLAFFAGLVGIALAVLFGVSFVRGTARVDLQRFFNVTAVVLFVLAAQLLVGGLHEFGERGTIPLGSGEMRLIGPIVRNNVMLLVSLLALPLIVLLVPGRADRARAQQAQSLEGPEKRLALAGLRRDRLWKRTFAVAGILAIASLTVSFAFTRLPKGIDPPLMLQPDGEGLVRVSESELADGRLHRFGVEVDGVVVRFIVKKSGGRMVPVFDACQVCGAHGYADVKGRLVCLACAADINPATLGTGGGCNPIPLPHRDEDGSLVVSVQDLRQEAPAFRKVLREQAKPPGS; from the coding sequence ATGTTCGAGGCCCTGGTGGTGACATTGCGCGAGGGGATCGAGGCGGCCCTCGTCGTCGGCATCATCCTCATCTACCTGCGCAAGACCGGGCGCGAGTCGCTCTCCCGCTTCGTCTACCGGGGCCTGGCCGCGGGGGTCGCGGGGAGCCTGGGCTGTGCGGCCGTCTTCGCCGCCCTGGACATCCAGGAGGAGGCGTACGAAGGCTGGCTGATGATCGCCGGGGCGATCCTGGTCACGAGCCTGGTGATCTGGATGCTCCGGACCGGCAGGCGCCTGAAGCAGACGATCGAGGCGCGTGTCGAGAGGATCGCCGCGCGCGCCCCGGCCGCGGGGGACGCCGGGGCGGTCGGCGCGGGTCTGTTCGGCCTGACCTTCGCCCTGGTCCTGCGCGAGGGGGTCGAGACCGTGCTGTTCCTGGCCGCGGTCGATCTGACGACCGACGCCCTCCTGGCGTTCTTCGCCGGGCTTGTCGGCATCGCCCTGGCCGTCCTGTTCGGAGTGTCGTTCGTGCGCGGCACGGCGCGCGTCGATCTGCAGCGATTCTTCAACGTCACCGCCGTCGTGCTGTTCGTCCTGGCGGCGCAGCTCCTGGTCGGCGGCCTGCACGAGTTCGGCGAGCGCGGCACGATTCCGCTGGGCAGCGGCGAGATGCGTCTCATCGGACCGATCGTGCGCAACAACGTCATGCTCCTGGTCTCGCTCCTCGCCCTGCCGCTCATCGTGCTGCTCGTTCCAGGCCGCGCCGACCGGGCCCGCGCGCAGCAGGCGCAGTCGCTCGAAGGCCCGGAGAAGCGCCTGGCGCTGGCCGGTCTCCGCCGGGACAGGCTCTGGAAACGGACCTTCGCCGTGGCCGGCATCCTGGCGATCGCCTCGCTGACGGTGTCGTTCGCCTTCACGCGCCTGCCGAAGGGGATCGATCCCCCCCTGATGCTGCAGCCGGACGGCGAGGGGCTTGTGCGCGTGAGCGAGTCCGAACTCGCGGACGGGCGCCTGCACCGCTTCGGAGTCGAGGTGGACGGTGTCGTGGTGCGCTTCATCGTGAAGAAGTCGGGCGGCCGGATGGTCCCGGTGTTCGACGCCTGCCAGGTCTGCGGGGCGCACGGCTACGCCGACGTGAAGGGGAGGCTGGTCTGTCTGGCGTGCGCCGCGGACATCAACCCGGCGACGCTCGGGACGGGCGGCGGCTGCAACCCCATCCCTCTGCCGCACCGGGACGAGGACGGATCGCTGGTCGTGTCGGTCCAGGACCTGCGTCAGGAGGCGCCGGCGTTCAGGAAGGTGCTCCGCGAGCAGGCGAAGCCGCCGGGATCCTAG
- a CDS encoding transcriptional repressor, translating into MQVIERFAQYLSRHNLKMTRERRVILDHVVSVRGHFDVDDLLMRLRKAGHGVSRATLYRNLPRLVDSGLIHKVEMAHGQARYELMVGRHHHDHMICLGCGTILEFESPEVERIQVEVCRRKRFVMTGHTHQIRGYCSACAGDGGARRAARKQG; encoded by the coding sequence TGAAGATGACGCGCGAGAGGCGTGTCATCCTCGACCACGTGGTGTCGGTGCGCGGGCACTTCGACGTCGACGACCTGCTAATGCGCCTGCGCAAGGCCGGGCACGGAGTCTCGCGCGCGACTCTCTACCGCAACCTGCCGCGTCTCGTCGACTCGGGGCTCATCCACAAGGTCGAGATGGCCCACGGTCAGGCGCGCTACGAGCTGATGGTCGGGCGGCACCACCACGATCACATGATCTGCCTGGGCTGCGGCACCATCCTCGAGTTCGAGAGTCCGGAGGTGGAGCGCATCCAGGTGGAGGTCTGCCGCCGGAAGAGATTCGTCATGACCGGGCACACGCACCAGATCCGGGGATACTGCAGCGCCTGCGCGGGCGACGGCGGGGCCCGCCGGGCCGCGAGGAAGCAAGGCTGA